In one Brevibacterium sp. CBA3109 genomic region, the following are encoded:
- the folE gene encoding GTP cyclohydrolase I FolE, which yields MSELEEVTEVLGEAPAGTGNKVDQPRIAAAVREILIAVGEDPDREGLLETPARVARAYEEVFAGLHRDAADVLGVTFDISHEEMVLVRDIDLYSMCEHHLVPFHGVAHIGYIPSRNGKVTGLSKLARLVEIYARRPQVQERLTTQIADALVEHLEPQGAIVVVEAEHLCMTMRGVRKPGASTITSAVRGQLRETASRAEAMSLIIRS from the coding sequence ATGTCTGAGCTCGAAGAGGTGACGGAGGTTCTCGGGGAGGCCCCAGCCGGGACCGGCAACAAGGTCGATCAGCCTCGGATCGCCGCCGCTGTGCGTGAGATCCTCATCGCTGTCGGCGAGGACCCTGATCGGGAAGGGCTGCTGGAGACTCCTGCCAGGGTCGCCCGTGCCTACGAAGAGGTCTTTGCCGGCCTCCACCGCGATGCGGCAGACGTTCTGGGCGTCACCTTCGACATCAGCCACGAGGAGATGGTCCTCGTTCGCGACATCGACCTGTATTCTATGTGCGAGCATCATCTCGTGCCATTCCACGGGGTCGCCCATATCGGCTACATTCCGAGCAGGAACGGCAAAGTCACAGGACTGTCGAAGCTGGCCCGCCTCGTCGAGATCTATGCTCGTCGCCCCCAGGTCCAGGAACGGCTGACGACTCAGATCGCCGACGCCCTCGTCGAACACCTCGAGCCGCAGGGTGCGATCGTCGTCGTCGAGGCCGAACATCTGTGCATGACCATGCGCGGAGTCCGGAAACCGGGCGCCTCGACCATCACCTCGGCGGTGCGCGGGCAGCTGCGTGAAACGGCATCCCGAGCAGAAGCCATGAGCCTGATCATCCGGAGCTAG
- a CDS encoding DUF3180 domain-containing protein: MQRTASGTLVIWAVIGAVVALLLDVLLESQGFSLPGLPWFAIIGMLILAAVLLVLGWPIKKWNDGDRTKEIDPLQAARVAVMAKASALTGAGLAGWYMGNAAYYFLSAPGIRNDLAAGMLFAMIAAAALMIVGLIVEGFCALPPQDPPGAEAA; encoded by the coding sequence ATGCAGCGAACAGCGTCTGGCACTCTCGTCATCTGGGCCGTCATCGGCGCCGTGGTGGCGCTACTTCTCGACGTGCTGCTGGAGAGTCAGGGCTTCTCACTGCCTGGCCTGCCCTGGTTCGCCATCATCGGAATGCTCATACTCGCCGCCGTCCTGCTGGTCCTGGGCTGGCCGATCAAGAAATGGAACGACGGCGACCGGACCAAGGAGATCGACCCGCTTCAAGCAGCTCGCGTAGCCGTCATGGCCAAGGCCAGCGCACTGACAGGTGCCGGACTGGCCGGATGGTACATGGGTAACGCCGCCTACTATTTCCTGTCCGCACCGGGAATCCGCAATGATTTGGCGGCAGGTATGCTTTTCGCTATGATCGCAGCCGCAGCGTTGATGATCGTCGGCCTGATCGTCGAAGGCTTCTGCGCGCTGCCCCCTCAAGACCCACCAGGAGCCGAAGCCGCATGA
- the folK gene encoding 2-amino-4-hydroxy-6-hydroxymethyldihydropteridine diphosphokinase, translating to MSAHRDRIELRGLRVRGNHGVFDFEKREGQDFVIDVTLHTSVTRAAATDDIADTVHYGELAEDVAHIVEDNTFDLIETLASRIAEHCLDLAEHVEVVVHKPGAPIQRSFNDVSVTVVRSRDSTVIAETETEAYLNLGANLGDAADTLDQAVAALDRHPRITVLRRSSLYRTAPWGGVEQGDFLNLGLIVSTSLPAPELLAVAQGIEVACGRTRELRWGPRTLDIDLIRFGVNHEELVFDTEALTLPHPRAHERAFVLAPWVELDEGAEILTPTGPRPITAVLTELGDQEITRIQAP from the coding sequence ATGAGTGCCCATCGGGATCGGATCGAACTGCGCGGGCTGAGAGTGCGCGGCAACCACGGGGTCTTCGACTTCGAGAAGCGTGAGGGCCAGGACTTCGTCATCGACGTCACCCTGCACACCTCCGTGACCCGGGCCGCGGCCACCGATGACATCGCCGACACCGTCCACTACGGTGAACTGGCCGAAGATGTCGCACACATCGTCGAAGACAACACCTTCGACCTCATCGAGACCCTGGCCTCCCGGATTGCCGAGCACTGCCTGGACCTGGCTGAGCATGTCGAGGTCGTTGTCCATAAGCCCGGTGCCCCGATCCAACGGTCCTTCAACGACGTCAGCGTCACCGTCGTCCGTTCCCGAGACAGCACCGTCATCGCCGAGACGGAGACCGAGGCATACCTCAATCTTGGGGCCAACCTCGGCGACGCGGCGGATACACTCGACCAGGCCGTTGCCGCTCTCGACAGACATCCCAGAATCACTGTGCTCAGGCGATCCTCGCTGTATCGCACCGCGCCCTGGGGCGGAGTCGAACAGGGCGACTTCCTCAATCTGGGCCTCATCGTGAGTACCAGTCTGCCTGCCCCGGAACTCCTCGCGGTGGCGCAGGGAATCGAAGTCGCTTGCGGACGGACCCGTGAACTGCGTTGGGGTCCACGCACCCTCGACATCGATCTGATCCGCTTCGGGGTCAACCATGAGGAGCTCGTCTTCGACACCGAGGCACTGACCCTGCCCCATCCGCGGGCACACGAACGAGCCTTCGTGCTCGCACCGTGGGTTGAGCTCGATGAGGGCGCAGAAATACTTACCCCCACCGGTCCGCGCCCGATCACTGCAGTCCTCACCGAACTGGGAGACCAGGAAATCACGCGAATCCAGGCCCCATAA
- the folP gene encoding dihydropteroate synthase has product MPTPERTKIMGVLNVTPDSFSDGGRYFDHDAAIAHGFELLRSGADIIDVGGESTRPGSVRVDEAEELRRVVPVIRELAAAGAVISVDTMRSKVAEASLNVGARIINDVSAGLSDPTMLAVASETAAPVVLMHWRGYLDRASASFYYDDVVAEVIAELKMRIDEAITVGVEPDNIILDPGLGFSKNAEHNWQILGALDEFANLDHRLLVAASRKRFISTLLSPKDPKFAEESAKDQATAAISALSARAGAWAVRVHEPTTSAIAATVINAVNSHSPAATPDVRAAKGNA; this is encoded by the coding sequence ATGCCCACACCGGAACGCACGAAGATCATGGGCGTACTCAACGTCACGCCCGACTCCTTCTCCGACGGCGGTCGTTACTTCGACCACGATGCGGCCATCGCCCACGGTTTCGAACTGCTGCGCTCGGGCGCCGACATCATCGATGTCGGAGGGGAGTCCACACGGCCCGGGTCGGTCCGGGTCGACGAGGCGGAGGAGCTGCGGCGCGTCGTCCCTGTGATCCGTGAGCTGGCCGCTGCGGGGGCTGTGATCAGCGTCGACACCATGCGATCCAAGGTCGCCGAGGCATCACTGAATGTCGGCGCCCGTATCATCAACGACGTTTCTGCCGGACTCTCCGATCCGACGATGCTGGCTGTCGCCTCCGAGACCGCTGCCCCCGTCGTGCTCATGCACTGGCGGGGCTATCTCGACCGTGCGTCGGCGTCCTTCTACTACGACGATGTGGTCGCCGAGGTGATCGCGGAGCTGAAGATGAGAATCGACGAAGCAATCACCGTCGGTGTTGAACCGGACAACATCATCCTCGACCCGGGGCTGGGATTTTCGAAGAACGCCGAACACAACTGGCAGATCCTCGGAGCCCTCGACGAATTTGCGAACCTGGATCACCGGCTCCTCGTTGCTGCCAGCCGCAAACGCTTCATCTCCACCCTGCTCTCACCTAAGGATCCGAAATTCGCCGAGGAATCGGCGAAAGATCAGGCCACGGCCGCGATCTCGGCACTGTCGGCCAGAGCAGGAGCGTGGGCGGTGCGCGTCCACGAACCCACCACCTCGGCGATCGCAGCCACGGTCATCAACGCCGTGAACTCGCATTCCCCGGCAGCCACACCAGATGTCCGTGCAGCGAAGGGGAACGCATGA
- a CDS encoding PH domain-containing protein gives MSRDFNYLFGTDADFNRVSPKYGLKETIASLTILVPMIIVALVFAIIFTSEVPWLHAIWAALVALTVVLVVIIIRQAKAIGYAERADDLLIRRGIMFHKATVVPYGRLQFVDVDAGPIDRMFGLASVKLHTASAATDATIPGLPRAEADRLRDSLAGLGQANLAGL, from the coding sequence ATGAGTCGCGATTTCAACTATCTGTTCGGAACAGATGCCGACTTCAACCGGGTGAGTCCCAAATACGGGCTCAAGGAGACGATCGCGTCTCTGACGATCCTCGTTCCGATGATCATCGTGGCCCTCGTCTTCGCCATCATCTTCACCTCCGAAGTCCCGTGGCTGCACGCGATCTGGGCCGCCCTCGTGGCGCTCACCGTCGTCCTCGTCGTCATCATCATCCGCCAGGCCAAAGCCATCGGCTATGCGGAGAGGGCAGATGACCTTCTCATCCGGCGTGGAATCATGTTCCACAAGGCCACGGTTGTCCCGTACGGACGACTGCAGTTCGTCGACGTGGACGCCGGCCCCATCGATCGCATGTTCGGCCTGGCCTCGGTCAAACTTCATACTGCCTCGGCAGCCACAGACGCCACCATCCCGGGCCTTCCCCGCGCCGAGGCCGATCGTCTGCGCGATAGCCTCGCCGGCCTGGGCCAGGCCAACTTGGCGGGACTGTGA